Genomic window (Mus caroli chromosome 14, CAROLI_EIJ_v1.1, whole genome shotgun sequence):
AAGGCCACCGCCACTGTGGGGCCAAGCACAGGGAGGAGTCCCCCCATCCAGCAGGCCAAGGCCACCCGAAAGCACACGGCTCCATTCATGAGCAAGGGGTAATGCAGAGGACGGCAGATGGCCAGGTAGCGATCCACAGACATGACAGCCAACAGTAGGAACTCAGAGGCCCCCAGAAAGAAGTAAAAGTAAAACTGAGTGATACAGGCAGCAAAGGAAATGGTGTGCCGTCTCGAGAGGAAATTGCTCAGCATCTTTGGAATGATGACAGAAGTGATCAGAATCTCGAGGCAGGACAAGTTAGccaggaagaaatacatgggtgTCTGCAGGCGGTGATCCGCCCCCACCAAGCCCACAATCAACGTGTTGCCTGTTAGAGTCAACAGGTAAATGAAAAGGAACATGGAGAACACTTCCGCTCCTGTGCTGTTGAGATTCGGGAAGCCCGCCAGGACAAACTCCGTAGTGCCATCACTCTGGTTCGCACGTGGCGCCATTATTATCTTTCCCAGCTGTAATGATGAAACGACGTTCTATCACCCAtcctgaaactcagagaaattTTCCCTAAAGGGTAGCCACGTCTTAGGAAAGCGTCCGGAGTCTGCATCTTCAACGATCTTGTTCTCAAATTTCGACTGATGGCTCTTCATTATGATGGGGAAAATATTTCTGAACATCAGAGTTGGGTGAAAATACGAGAATGAGATTTTGTGAAGAAACAGAGCTCCGGTTGATTTCCTGCTTTAGAATTCTTGCATGTTTACACACACCCCGGTCTCGACCGCTCTGCTTTTCAATTACAAACGTTGGTAAGGAGCAAGAGAAATAACAGGACAAAGTATTCAAAAGTTTCCTGTGTCAACCTAACGAAGTGGCAGAGAAAATCAGGACGAAAGTCAAAGCCCAGGCTTGGCTTGCCCCCACGTTTGGAAGCGGATCAAGGGATGGGGTCCTTGCTTGCGTTTCAATTACCCAGCTAAACAATTAGCAGCAGAGGCCAGGGTATTTGATACACCAATTCTCCCCTTTTATGGAGAATTTTCACAATGAACCAAGAACCTAACCAAACTCAGATCGACACAAACTGCTTGCATTTCTGAAGTAATTGTAGTACACATAAAGGAGGCTGACTATAGCAAGAAGCCATATTGATCCATTCAGTTACTCGGTTGTATTCAAGCTAAGTGCCCCGGCTAACATTAATATCAGCTCATGAGGCCTTTTTTCAATTTGTGACATTTTCCcttctgagacagaatctgaAGCCTTTTCAAAAACAGGCTGTCAGAAACAGAATTGCAAATCCCTGCTATAATTAATTAAACTGGAAATGAAGTAGATTCAAGTCATTCCAGTCCcacaaacttaaaaaaagaaaaaaaaaagggttgaaTTGATGGTATTCTAATGTGCTGTCTCTAAAAGTCTCCACTAAAAGATAatggaaaacacaaactaaagaTAAGAAAAAACTAACTAAAGACTCTCAGTAGCAACACATCAAGATTGATTTTCAGAGCGTTGATTTTTCTCTAGCTAAACTGTTCTGAACACACCCCATTCTTGCAGTGACATTTTAGGACAACGATCCCATTCCCAGCAGATGTTAGACTCCTGACTCTCTACTCTGGTCCCCGTTCTCACCTCTGGATCTCAGATGCGGGAGTGGGAAGCGCGCGCCCCTTTCGTCTAGGATGCAGAAGCTTCGTGGTTATCCACCTTAGGGGCTCATCGCTGGCACTTCTCCCCCCAGCATCTACAGACACCACACTGCGCAGGTCAGGACTACAGTTTTACCTCTGCTCTCACCATGTGCCGCATTCTGTATTCAGTGATTCAAATGTTGCTGGATCACTGCCCAATGCCTCACAACATAACAGAAAAATCAGGGCTTGTGACCAGTAGTGAAGAAATGCTACTGCTATGTATAGAATGCTAGGAAGGACGTGAAACGCGAGCCTTAGAGGGTAAGTAGTGCTctcaagaaagagatgcctaaAATATAGGACTGAGCGCTTGAGGGGACAAGAACACTTCCATGAAGCACAGCATTTGACCTAAGAACAGAAGGTAAGGGTGAAGTGTAATGAGAAGGCACTGGGCACCTCAAAGCACATTTTTTGCCCTGGCCCTCTGTCATTCCTTGTGAAACTACCTCATTGGACTGAGCCTATCTATATCTGAAGTAACGGGGGATGACTCTCCTGCTTCATAATGCCCTTGATATTTCATAAGGGTAGGACCCTGAAACGTTTATCTTCCCGGTTTGTAGGTCAGTATcacctccaccctcccacccttccAGC
Coding sequences:
- the LOC110309938 gene encoding olfactory receptor 6S1 produces the protein MAPRANQSDGTTEFVLAGFPNLNSTGAEVFSMFLFIYLLTLTGNTLIVGLVGADHRLQTPMYFFLANLSCLEILITSVIIPKMLSNFLSRRHTISFAACITQFYFYFFLGASEFLLLAVMSVDRYLAICRPLHYPLLMNGAVCFRVALACWMGGLLPVLGPTVAVALLPFCKQGAVVQHFFCDSGPLLHLACTNTTRLEEADFVLAFLVIMSSLTITGASYGHIVLAVLRIPSASGRQKAFSTCTSHLMVVTLFYGSAIFLYVRPSQSGSVDTNWSVTVITTFVTPLLNPFIYALRNDQVKEALKEMFRKVVTKLLEQSLLGDSLRKKTAS